A single Kryptolebias marmoratus isolate JLee-2015 linkage group LG16, ASM164957v2, whole genome shotgun sequence DNA region contains:
- the vsig10l gene encoding V-set and immunoglobulin domain-containing protein 10-like translates to MRLEESEKLGALFLSVLFCFTLQGAKCQQVVNALTGTNVTLAVSFSIVPHLVVFWLKGNIPVVTWTINSSSPPSIAPGRTNVLRIETNGSLTFVNVPLSYSDNYTVQLTKSGLETASTAFTLNIFEIIQNVTLSAQPDLAKEGTENITLQYSVLQGTVKQQMWLFNGREVKNGSHYLIERRSLVILGPNRTDTGLYTLSLTNPFNTVTTHKNVTVFYGPDEPIVEVHPALPFYEAGATLNLSCQAQGFPLPIVQWMFGGQIVPNPQQGHLILTNVQTSQGGVYKCSLLNEVTKEKQEKNVTLNVYERPQGSPMCSVLSVDDAALQYQCGWTGGTPPAHLSFPVLSNTITGTENLSLTVIASANFDKKTVICMGDHPLEQNKCNVTASAPMKFLPSVETTVDPDGKIAVTISCLSEASPQAVVSWSRGGGVVVNGTTHQISNDTAKLKIRNYNISSFLLMPNVTCTCRNPLGSQRGQIQLQGPSISDSSLFPNQDGTVITLTWEVPPSAIVTGFEIQMKGPPLMSKNGKSVNTKSSSDEYQFIQQKPGSARSADIFPLDPNLTYRFRIVPKARLTEGKPSEIHRISPGEGLSGSAIAGIAAGIPCSILFLVLLCGLIYLIVYCNKNKNRQTRYPISRAVEKAKITQPNTIPHNLLTGRLKSPPDYDRLHQAPSERSVALPTFVPPPPVRVATTV, encoded by the exons ATGAGGCTTGAAGAATCTGAGAAGTTAGGCGcactttttctgtctgttttattttgcttcacaCTTCaag GTGCCAAGTGTCAACAAGTGGTGAACGCATTAACTGGGACCAATGTGACTCTGGCTGTGTCCTTCAGTATTGTCCCACACCTGGTGGTGTTTTGGCTTAAGGGAAACATACCTGTTGTCACATGGACTATAAACTCCAGTTCCCCTCCAAGCATAGCTCCAGGCAGAACTAATGTGCTCAGGATTGAAACTAATGGATCCCTTACTTTTGTAAATGTACCACTTAGCTATTCTGACAACTATACTGTTCAACTAACAAAGTCTGGACTGGAAACTGCTTCCACAGCTTTCACTCTAAATATATTTG AAATCATCCAGAATGTGACTCTGAGCGCACAGCCAGATTTGGCCAAAGAGGGAACTGAAAATATCACATTGCAGTACAGCGTGCTTCAAGGAACAGTCAAGCAACAGATGTGGCTTTTTAATGGCAGAGAAGTGAAAAACGGCTCACATTATCTCATAGAGAGAAGGAGCCTTGTGATCCTTGGGCCAAACCGGACTGATACTGGACTGTACACACTGTCACTGACGAACCCCTTCAACACAGTGACCACTCATAAAAACGTGACCGTTTTCT ATGGCCCTGATGAACCCATAGTTGAAGTACATCCAGCTCTGCCTTTCTATGAGGCAGGAGCCACTTTGAACCTTTCCTGTCAGGCTCAGGGATTCCCACTGCCGATTGTTCAGTGGATGTTTGGTGGTCAAATCGTTCCTAATCCTCAACAAGGACACCTAATTTTGACAAACGTGCAGACCAGTCAAGGAGGTGTTTATAAGTGCTCTCTGCTCAATGAGGTCactaaagagaaacaggaaaaaaatgtgactttaaatgtttatg AGAGGCCTCAGGGCTCCCCAATGTGCTCTGTGCTGTCTGTGGATGACGCCGCCCTGCAGTATCAGTGTGGGTGGACGGGCGGCACCCCACCGGCCCACCTGTCCTTCCCAGTACTAAGCAACACCATTACTGGAACAGAAAACTTAAGCCTGACTGTCATCGCCTCGGctaactttgacaaaaaaacagtcatttgtATGGGAGACCATCCGCTTGAACAGAACAAGTGCAATGTTACTGCAA GTGCTCCTATGAAGTTCCTTCCATCTGTAGAAACCACTGTTGACCCTGACGGTAAAATTGCGGTTACCATCAGCTGTCTCAGTGAAGCCTCCCCTCAGGCCGTGGTGTCGTGGTCCAGAGGGGGTGGGGTTGTCGTCAACGGGACGACACACCAGATCAGCAATGACACAGCAAAGCTGAAGATTCGTAATTATAATATCAGCAGTTTTCTCCTCATGCCAAACGTCACTTGTACCTGTCGCAACCCACTGGGGAGCCAGAGAGGGCAGATTCAGCTACAAG GACCGTCgatctcagattccagcttgtTCCCTAATCAAGATGGAACCGTCATCACATTGACCTGGGAGGTCCCACCTTCAGCTATTGTTACAG ggtTTGAAATCCAAATGAAAGGGCCACCTCTTATGAGCAAAAACGGTAAAAGTGTCAACACCAAAAGTAGTTCAGATGAGTACCAGTTCATTCAGCAGAAACCTGGATCTGCCAGAAGTGCTGACATCTTCCCACTTGATCCCAACTTGACTTATCGGTTCCGGATTGTCCCCAAAGCTCGCCTAACTGAGGGAAAACCATCTGAGATTCACCGAATAAGTCCAG GTGAAGGGCTGAGTGGGTCTGCCATCGCTGGCATCGCAGCTGGAATCCCCTGCAGCATTCTCTTCCTGGTCCTGCTGTGTGGCCTTATTTACCTCATTGTCtactgcaacaaaaataaaa ATCGTCAGACAAGATATCCAATCTCCAGAGCAGTTGAAAAG GCAAAAATCACCCAGCCAAATACAATTCCTCACAACCTCCTGACAGGAAGACTGAAGTCTCCTCCTGACTACGACAGGTTACACCAG gCTCCCTCTGAAAGATCTGTGGCTCTGCCCACATTTGTTCCACCACCACCAGTGAGAGTTGCAACAACAGTCTAA
- the etfb gene encoding electron transfer flavoprotein subunit beta, producing the protein MSGRVLVGVKRVIDYAVKIRVKPDHTGVVTDGVKHSMNPFCEIAVEEAVKLKEKKLIQEVVAVSCGPQQSQETIRTALAMGADRGIHVEVSGKDYDSLGPLQVSKILAALAKKEEAQLVILGKQAIDDDCNQTGQMTAALLDWPQGTFASEVSLEAGKVKVVREIDGGLETIKINTPAVLTADLRLNTPRYATLPNIMKAKKKKIANMKPADLGVDLTSRLEVLRVDEPPQRQAGMKVETVEDLVGKLKEAGKV; encoded by the exons ATTCGCGTGAAGCCAGATCACACCGGTGTAGTCACAGATGGCGTGAAGCACTCGATGAACCCCTTCTGTGAGATCGCTGTGGAGGAGGCGGTCAAACTCAAGGAGAAAAAGCTCATTCAAGAAGTTGTGGCTGTCAGCTGTGGGCCACAGCAGTCACAG GAAACCATTCGTACTGCCCTTGCCATGGGAGCTGACCGAGGCATTCATGTGGAAGTCAGTGGGAAAGACTATGATAGCCTCGGACCCCTGCAGGTCTCCAAGATCCTGGCTGCTTTGGCCAAAAAGGAAGAAGCTCAACTTGTCATTCTTGGCAAACAA GCCATCGATGATGACTGTAATCAGACTGGCCAGATGACAGCAGCCTTATTGGACTGGCCCCAG GGTACCTTTGCATCAGAGGTTTCATTGGAGGCAGGAAAGGTTAAGGTGGTCAGAGAAATCGATGGTGGGCTGGAGACTATTAAGATCAACACACCAGCAGTGCTGACTGCAGACCTCAGACTCAACACCCCCAGATATGCCACCCTGCCTAATATTATG aaagcaaaaaagaagaagattgcTAACATGAAGCCTGCAGATTTGGGGGTGGACCTCACATCACGGCTGGAGGTGCTGAGGGTTGATGAGCCCCCACAGAGACAAGCAGGGATGAAGGTGGAGACGGTGGAAGATCTGGTGGGCAAATTGAAGGAGGCAGGGAAGGTTTAG